TTCCATTCGTATATCGGTTTACCGAAAGGCGGTGCGTTTCTGCCAAAGCATTGACCAGTGATTGTTGCGCCTTTACCTGCCGGTCCACCGTGCCCTGCACTGCCAGAGAATCGGCAACTTCTCTGAAAGCCGTTTGGATCACCTTTTCATACTGCGTCAAGGCGATTTTCCGCACTGTTTTGCTGACCCGCAGTGCGGCCCAGGTGCGGGCGTCAAAAATTGGCATAGTGATCTGCGGCGCAAAGCTCCAGGTGCCCGAACCGGAGTTGAACAGGCCGGACAGCTCGTCGCTGGCGGTTCCCACCGCGGTCGTCAGTGCAATGCGGGGAAACAAGGCTGCCCGGGCCACGCCGATAAAGGCGTAGGCCCCCTTGAGCTGATGTTCCGCCGCCACAATGTCAGGTCGGTTCAGAAGCGCCTCGGAGGACAGGCCTGGAGAAATTTCTCTGAGAGGGGTAACGCTGCTCAGATCCACCGGCTGGAGATCTTCCGGCACCGGAGAGCCAGCCAGAAGATTCAATGCGTTTTGGTCCTGCGCCACCAGTTGCATAAAGCGAGCAACATCTCCCCGGGCCGCATCCACCTGAGTTTGCGCTCGGCGCAGGTCCAATTCGTTTGCGAGCCCAACTTCGTATTGCCGCCGGATTAAATCGTAGGCTCCCTGCTGCGTCTCAAGGGTGGACCGGGCCAGATTGAGGTTTTCCCGATCCGCCGCAAGTGTCAGGTAGGCCCTGGCAATCTCGGCAACCAGCGCGATCTGTGCACTGCGGCGGGCCTGCTCCGTGGCCAGGTATTCTTCCAGCGCCTGTTCTTTCAGGCTGCGTATGCGGCCAAAGAAATCGATCTCCCACGAAGTGATGCCCAGATTGACACTGAATTGCTTGGTTGTCCTCGGCTCTCCGGGGCGCGTAAGATCGGAGGAGCTCCGTTGTTTACTCCCGCTGCCCACCGCATCGACCGCGGGAAACAAGGCTGCCCGTTGAACGCCGTACAGCGAGCGCGCCCTTTCCAGATTCAGGGCCGCCAAGCGCAGATCACGGTTGTTGTTCAAGGCCGTCTCGATAATCTTTTGAAGGTGTTCGTCGATGAAGAATTCCCGCCACCTGAGCTCCGAAGCTGTCAGTGCAACAGTCGCAGCTTTGGTTTCTTTATATGCCGCACCAGTCGGCCAGGCGGCCGGCACAGGTGCTCCTGGGCGAGTGTATTTCGGAGCCATGGTGCAGCCTCCCAGCACTATGGCAATTCCAACCAGTAGAAGTAATGCGTTTTTATTCATATCAGTACGCTCCGGAGGGTTTTTGTTCAGAGCTCTTGGCTGCTTCACGCTTCTTCTGTTTACCAAAGGTCTTCTCGATCAGCACATAAAACAGCGGCGCAAACAGGACCACCAGAATAGTGCCGGTGATCATCCCACCCAGCACCGCAGTGCCGATGGCGTTCATGGCCCCAGCGCCCGCGCCCGTGTTCAAGGCCAGGGGCAGCACAGCTAAACCGGTCGTGATCGACGTCATAAGGATCGGGCGGAGCCGCAGCTTCACCGCCTGGAGCGCGGCCTCGATCAAGCCCATGCCTTGTTCGAGCCGGTCCTTGGCGAACTGGACGATCAGAATGGCGTTTTTCGTGGCCAGACCCAGGGTGTTCAGCAACCCGATCTGGAAATACACGTCACTGGGCAGCCCACGCAGCGTCGAAGCGATGAAGCCGCCGATGACCCCAAGAGGCAAGATCATCAGTACCGCGATGGGGATGTCCCATTTCCCGTACAGGGCCGCCAGAAAAAGGAAGACTACCAGGATGGAAAAGGTGTAGAGGAGGCCTGTCTGGGCAGCGGCCTGCCGCTCCTGGTAGGAAAGCCCGGTCCAGTCATAGCCTATACCCTGCGGCAGCCTCGAGACGACCTCTTCCATGGCCTGCATGGCCTCTCCGGAACTCCTGCCCGGCGCCGGCTCACCCCAGATATTCATGGATGGAAAACCATTAAATCGCTCCAGCCGGGGAGAACCGCTCGTCCAGTGGCTGGACGCAAACGATGCAAAAGGCACCATCTTCCCAGCCGTATTGCGCACGTAAAGCTTGTTCAGGTCCTTCGGCAGCATGCGGTAGGGGGCGTCCGCCTGGACGAACACCCTTTTCACCCGGCCGCCTTGAATGAAGTCATTGACATAGGCGCTGCCGAAAGCCGCCGAGATGGTGTTGTGGATCGAGGTGATGGGCATGCCCTGGGCACCCGCCTTTTCCCAGTCCACGTCAATCCGGTATTCGGGCACATCTTCCATGCCGTTGGGTCGCACTTTGACCAACATCGGGTCCTGCGCTGCCATGCCGAGGAGCTGGTTGCGAGCGTTCATCAGGGCGGCGTGCCCAACGCCGCCGCGGTCCATCAACTGGAAATCAAACCCTATGGCATTGCCCAGTTCGATGATGGAAGGCGGCGAGAAAGCGAAGACCATGGCGCTACGAATCTTCGAGAATTCCGCCATGGCCCGGCCCGCAATGGCCTTGACCCTCAAATCCGGCCGGTTTCGCAGCTTCCAATCCTTCAGCTTGGCAAACACCATGCCGTTGGTCTGCGCCCTGCCGGAAAAGCCCATGCCGGCAATCGTCATACAGGACTCAACAGCCTCTTTTTCGTTCTCCAGAAAATAACGCTGGACTTCATCCGCGACCGCCTGGGTCTGCTCGAGGGTGGCGCCCGTCGGCATGACGATCTGGGCCAGCAGGATTCCCTGGTCTTCATCCGGGAGGTAGCTCGTCGGCATTCGCATAAAAAGGAATCCCAGTCCGGCCACAATCACGATGTACACGACCACGTAACGCAGTTTCCTGGCAAGCGCATGGCCGACCAGTTTCACAAAGCCGTCCCGGAACCGGAAAAAGGCGCGGTCAAACCACACGAAAAACGGGCGCAGGAACCGGATCGCGCCTTCTGCCGCCTCGTGCCCCTTGGGCACCGGCTTAAGGATATTTGCACA
Above is a genomic segment from Deltaproteobacteria bacterium containing:
- a CDS encoding efflux RND transporter permease subunit, whose amino-acid sequence is MLSKFFLDRPVFAWVIAIFIMLLGGLAIYNLPISQYPPIAPPSIRVVAFYPGASAETVENSVTQIIEQKMTGLDKMIYMAATSDSAGTSMIELTFAPGTDPDIAWTKVQNKLQLAMANLPEVVRRSGLMVGKATKNYLLMVGLISEDGSMSGIDIRDYAQSNLEKVLARVQGVGEVEVFGFQYAMRIWLNPDRLIDYHLTVEDVIMALRAYNVEVSAGQFGGAPAVKGQRLNANIIVQSLLKTPDEFAAIPLRVNPDGSIVRVKDVGRTELGTDYYDIEAKYNGKPAAGLAIRQVPGANALDTADAVKKKLAEMSSYFPQGLKVVYPFDTTPFVRVAIGQAVKALLQAILLVFLVMWLFMGNIRATLIPTIAVPVVLLGTCAALGAFGYSINMLTMFAMVMAIGLLVDDTIVVVENAERIMSEEGLSPKEATAKSMGQITSALIGFFLVLAALFGPMAFFSGSTGVIYRQFSVTIVSAMFLSITVALILTPVLCANILKPVPKGHEAAEGAIRFLRPFFVWFDRAFFRFRDGFVKLVGHALARKLRYVVVYIVIVAGLGFLFMRMPTSYLPDEDQGILLAQIVMPTGATLEQTQAVADEVQRYFLENEKEAVESCMTIAGMGFSGRAQTNGMVFAKLKDWKLRNRPDLRVKAIAGRAMAEFSKIRSAMVFAFSPPSIIELGNAIGFDFQLMDRGGVGHAALMNARNQLLGMAAQDPMLVKVRPNGMEDVPEYRIDVDWEKAGAQGMPITSIHNTISAAFGSAYVNDFIQGGRVKRVFVQADAPYRMLPKDLNKLYVRNTAGKMVPFASFASSHWTSGSPRLERFNGFPSMNIWGEPAPGRSSGEAMQAMEEVVSRLPQGIGYDWTGLSYQERQAAAQTGLLYTFSILVVFLFLAALYGKWDIPIAVLMILPLGVIGGFIASTLRGLPSDVYFQIGLLNTLGLATKNAILIVQFAKDRLEQGMGLIEAALQAVKLRLRPILMTSITTGLAVLPLALNTGAGAGAMNAIGTAVLGGMITGTILVVLFAPLFYVLIEKTFGKQKKREAAKSSEQKPSGAY
- a CDS encoding efflux transporter outer membrane subunit — translated: MNKNALLLLVGIAIVLGGCTMAPKYTRPGAPVPAAWPTGAAYKETKAATVALTASELRWREFFIDEHLQKIIETALNNNRDLRLAALNLERARSLYGVQRAALFPAVDAVGSGSKQRSSSDLTRPGEPRTTKQFSVNLGITSWEIDFFGRIRSLKEQALEEYLATEQARRSAQIALVAEIARAYLTLAADRENLNLARSTLETQQGAYDLIRRQYEVGLANELDLRRAQTQVDAARGDVARFMQLVAQDQNALNLLAGSPVPEDLQPVDLSSVTPLREISPGLSSEALLNRPDIVAAEHQLKGAYAFIGVARAALFPRIALTTAVGTASDELSGLFNSGSGTWSFAPQITMPIFDARTWAALRVSKTVRKIALTQYEKVIQTAFREVADSLAVQGTVDRQVKAQQSLVNALAETHRLSVNRYTNGIDSYLGVLDAQRSLYAAKQGLISLRLARLANQVRVYAVLGGGGDQPGEHQGGS